The Rhododendron vialii isolate Sample 1 chromosome 6a, ASM3025357v1 genome includes a window with the following:
- the LOC131330694 gene encoding vascular-related unknown protein 1 encodes MENSNPIIASTGTEPQEESGWTSYFEDFLATQRSREDQHSTASFSDQESFCSPSLVSDAASCAPLKTENRNQVPSCSPVTEDSRPVTTMHKTASFKKVTRTEEISRDDSLEDTASSPANSPKVSSLKEMDIINPRKREDNNGVDISNSLGKGGGSDCCTELIPTEGGNEMTIEGYTELNRRGLCLVPLSILLNYLG; translated from the exons atggaGAACTCAAACCCTATTATTGCCTCGACAGGCACTGAACCTCAAGAGGAGAGCGGATGGACGTCTTACTTTGAAGATTTCTTAGCAACACAGAGAAGCAGAGAAGATCAACATAGCACTGCTTCTTTCTCTGATCAGGAGAGTTTTTGCAGCCCTTCTTTGGTTTCCGATGCTGCTTCTTGCGCTCCTCTGAAAACCGAGAATCGCAATCAAGTCCCGTCGTGTTCTCCGGTTACGGAAGACAGCCGGCCGGTAACGACGATGCACAAGACAGCCAGTTTCAAGAAAGTTACAAGAACAGAAGAGATTTCCCGTGATGATTCCTTGGAGGATACTGCTAGTTCTCCTGCTAACAGCCCCAAG GTTAGTAGCTTGAAAGAGATGGATATCATAAATCCCAGAAAGAGAGAAGATAATAATGGAGTTGATATTAGCAATTCTCTG GGGAAAGGAGGTGGCTCTGATTGTTGTACAGAATTAATTCCGACGGAAGGGGGGAACGAGATGACTATTGAAGGATATACAGAGCTGAACAGGAGAGGGTTGTGCTTGGTTCCATTGTCCATTTTACTCAACTATCTTggttaa
- the LOC131330656 gene encoding homeobox-leucine zipper protein HDG2-like isoform X1 — MIPARKMVTRSSSMAGLIASSSRGLAIGQQPNMMDGQFNSLHIGQGTEENRVERKREDEFDSLSGSENGPEGGSDVDDDPEDSNGRKNKKKRRYHRHTQHQIQTMEAFFKECPHPDDKQRRELGLDLGLKPLQIKFWFQNKRTQLKMQHERHENSQLRLENERLRIDNMRYKEALNNAACPACGGPTALAELSFEEHQLRIENSRLRDEVEKIAAMAAQYTGKPMLNFTMDSPPVNEQGVGGELPYGAGDIFRSTGGPTGYQVDKQLILELAGVAMDELIRMARIGEPLWVPGIDNSSCGFVLNEEEYFRAFSGCFGRRLPALKSEASRAIGIVMMSPSNLAEILMDVNQWSAVFAEIVARAMILEVLSTRVGGNCDGSMQVMSAEFQVLSPVVPTRETPFVRYCKHHGDGSWAVVDFSPDSLHPAALARCRRRPSGCLIQEMPNGYSKVTWVEHVEVDDSGTLNIYRPLVNSGLAFGAKRWTSTLERQCERFASAMATNVPPNDLSDTGGRRNMLKLAERMVISFCGGVGASTAQTWTALSGSGADDVRVMTQKSVNNPGRPSGVVISAATSFWLPVAPKRVFGFLRNESFRTEWDILCNGGVVEEIAHVSNGREIGNCVSLIRVNGVDGDQSNMLIIQESCCDPTGSFVVYAPVDVQAIEMVLGGGDPDYVALLPSGFSILPDGPPNQQGGGTGGAGGSGGTLITAAFQILVDSAPDAKLALGTVTTVNNLIACTVERLKAAVGSRLA, encoded by the exons ATGATTCCAGCGAGGAAGATGGTAACGAGAAGCAGCAGCATGGCAGGATTGATCGCATCTTCTTCCCGTGGTCTTGCCATTGGACAG CAGCCTAACATGATGGACGGCCAGTTTAACTCACTTCACATAGGCCAAGGCACAGAAGAAAACCGcgtcgaaaggaaaagagaagatgAATTTGACAGCCTATCCGGAAGTGAAAACGGCCCGGAGGGTGGCTCCGATGTTGATGATGATCCAGAAGACAGCAACGGCcggaagaacaagaagaaaaggcgCTATCACCGCCACACGCAGCATCAAATCCAAACAATGGAAGC ATTCTTCAAAGAGTGTCCACACCCAGATGACAAGCAAAGGAGGGAACTCGGGCTTGATTTGGGGTTGAAACCTTTGCAAATCAAGTTTTGGTTCCAAAACAAGCGCACCCAATTGAAG ATGCAACATGAGAGGCATGAGAACTCGCAGCTTCGATTGGAGAACGAAAGGCTCAGGATCGACAACATGAGGTACAAGGAGGCTCTCAACAATGCCGCTTGCCCTGCTTGCGGAGGCCCCACTGCTCTAGCGGAATTGTCTTTCGAGGAACATCAGCTCCGCATCGAGAACTCTCGTTTGAGAGACGAG GTGGAAAAGATTGCAGCCATGGCAGCTCAGTACACGGGCAAGCCTATGCTAAACTTCACTATGGATTCGCCACCAGTCAATGAGCAAGGTGTTGGAGGGGAGCTACCATATGGAGCAGGGGACATATTTAGGTCAACTGGTGGACCAACTGGATATCAGGTGGACAAGCAGTTGATACTTGAACTTGCTGGTGTAGCCATGGACGAGTTGATCAGAATGGCCCGAATTGGTGAACCGCTTTGGGTCCCTGGCATCGACAACAGCAGCTGTGGTTTTGTGCTGAATGAAGAAGAGTACTTCAGGGCATTTTCCGGTTGTTTTGGGCGGAGACTTCCGGCTCTCAAATCTGAAGCATCGCGTGCGATTGGCATTGTCATGATGAGCCCCAGTAACCTTGCTGAAATTCTCATGGATGTG AATCAATGGTCGGCTGTGTTTGCTGAGATCGTCGCAAGAGCTATGATTCTCGAAGTTCTATCAACAAGAGTAGGAGGAAACTGCGACGGATCCATGCAAGTG ATGAGTGCTGAATTCCAAGTGCTTTCGCCAGTCGTCCCGACTCGGGAGACCCCTTTTGTGAGGTACTGCAAGCACCATGGTGACGGGAGTTGGGCAGTGGTGGACTTCTCTCCGGACAGTTTGCACCCTGCTGCGTTAGCGAGATGCCGAAGAAGGCCATCTGGATGTTTAATTCAGGAAATGCCCAATGGATACTCAAAG GTTACATGGGTAGAACATGTTGAAGTGGACGACAGTGGCACTCTTAACATCTACAGGCCGCTAGTCAACTCTGGCCTCGCGTTCGGGGCTAAACGCTGGACTTCTACTCTTGAAAGGCAATGCGAGCGCTTTGCCAGTGCCATGGCAACAAACGTTCCCCCTAACGATCTCTCTGATACCG GAGGAAGGAGGAACATGCTGAAGCTGGCAGAGCGAATGGTGATAAGCTTCTGCGGTGGTGTTGGTGCCTCCACTGCTCAGACGTGGACGGCGCTGTCAGGAAGCGGAGCCGATGACGTGAGAGTTATGACACAAAAGAGCGTAAATAATCCGGGTCGCCCTTCCGGAGTTGTTATTAGTGCCGCGACTTCCTTCTGGCTCCCGGTTGCACCCAAGAGAGTGTTTGGTTTTCTTCGCAATGAGAGCTTTCGAACCGAG TGGGACATCCTTTGTAATGGTGGTGTGGTTGAAGAAATAGCACACGTTTCCAATGGCCGAGAAATCGGCAACTGTGTATCGCTCATTCGAGTAAAT GGCGTCGATGGAGACCAAAGCAACATGCTGATAATTCAAGAAAGTTGCTGTGATCCGACTGGCTCCTTTGTCGTCTATGCCCCGGTCGATGTTCAGGCCATCGAAATGGTATTGGGTGGGGGAGATCCAGACTACGTGGCTCTTCTGCCGTCGGGATTTTCCATACTACCAGACGGGCCACCAAACCAACAAGGAGGCGGCACTGGTGGAGCTGGTGGCTCCGGTGGAACTCTTATAACAGCCGCGTTCCAGATCTTGGTTGATTCTGCTCCGGATGCAAAACTCGCCCTTGGAACAGTCACGACTGTCAACAACCTCATCGCTTGCACTGTGGAGCGGCTTAAGGCTGCAGTGGGAAGCAGACTTGCTTGA
- the LOC131330656 gene encoding homeobox-leucine zipper protein HDG2-like isoform X2: MIPARKMVTRSSSMAGLIASSSRGLAIGQPNMMDGQFNSLHIGQGTEENRVERKREDEFDSLSGSENGPEGGSDVDDDPEDSNGRKNKKKRRYHRHTQHQIQTMEAFFKECPHPDDKQRRELGLDLGLKPLQIKFWFQNKRTQLKMQHERHENSQLRLENERLRIDNMRYKEALNNAACPACGGPTALAELSFEEHQLRIENSRLRDEVEKIAAMAAQYTGKPMLNFTMDSPPVNEQGVGGELPYGAGDIFRSTGGPTGYQVDKQLILELAGVAMDELIRMARIGEPLWVPGIDNSSCGFVLNEEEYFRAFSGCFGRRLPALKSEASRAIGIVMMSPSNLAEILMDVNQWSAVFAEIVARAMILEVLSTRVGGNCDGSMQVMSAEFQVLSPVVPTRETPFVRYCKHHGDGSWAVVDFSPDSLHPAALARCRRRPSGCLIQEMPNGYSKVTWVEHVEVDDSGTLNIYRPLVNSGLAFGAKRWTSTLERQCERFASAMATNVPPNDLSDTGGRRNMLKLAERMVISFCGGVGASTAQTWTALSGSGADDVRVMTQKSVNNPGRPSGVVISAATSFWLPVAPKRVFGFLRNESFRTEWDILCNGGVVEEIAHVSNGREIGNCVSLIRVNGVDGDQSNMLIIQESCCDPTGSFVVYAPVDVQAIEMVLGGGDPDYVALLPSGFSILPDGPPNQQGGGTGGAGGSGGTLITAAFQILVDSAPDAKLALGTVTTVNNLIACTVERLKAAVGSRLA, from the exons ATGATTCCAGCGAGGAAGATGGTAACGAGAAGCAGCAGCATGGCAGGATTGATCGCATCTTCTTCCCGTGGTCTTGCCATTGGACAG CCTAACATGATGGACGGCCAGTTTAACTCACTTCACATAGGCCAAGGCACAGAAGAAAACCGcgtcgaaaggaaaagagaagatgAATTTGACAGCCTATCCGGAAGTGAAAACGGCCCGGAGGGTGGCTCCGATGTTGATGATGATCCAGAAGACAGCAACGGCcggaagaacaagaagaaaaggcgCTATCACCGCCACACGCAGCATCAAATCCAAACAATGGAAGC ATTCTTCAAAGAGTGTCCACACCCAGATGACAAGCAAAGGAGGGAACTCGGGCTTGATTTGGGGTTGAAACCTTTGCAAATCAAGTTTTGGTTCCAAAACAAGCGCACCCAATTGAAG ATGCAACATGAGAGGCATGAGAACTCGCAGCTTCGATTGGAGAACGAAAGGCTCAGGATCGACAACATGAGGTACAAGGAGGCTCTCAACAATGCCGCTTGCCCTGCTTGCGGAGGCCCCACTGCTCTAGCGGAATTGTCTTTCGAGGAACATCAGCTCCGCATCGAGAACTCTCGTTTGAGAGACGAG GTGGAAAAGATTGCAGCCATGGCAGCTCAGTACACGGGCAAGCCTATGCTAAACTTCACTATGGATTCGCCACCAGTCAATGAGCAAGGTGTTGGAGGGGAGCTACCATATGGAGCAGGGGACATATTTAGGTCAACTGGTGGACCAACTGGATATCAGGTGGACAAGCAGTTGATACTTGAACTTGCTGGTGTAGCCATGGACGAGTTGATCAGAATGGCCCGAATTGGTGAACCGCTTTGGGTCCCTGGCATCGACAACAGCAGCTGTGGTTTTGTGCTGAATGAAGAAGAGTACTTCAGGGCATTTTCCGGTTGTTTTGGGCGGAGACTTCCGGCTCTCAAATCTGAAGCATCGCGTGCGATTGGCATTGTCATGATGAGCCCCAGTAACCTTGCTGAAATTCTCATGGATGTG AATCAATGGTCGGCTGTGTTTGCTGAGATCGTCGCAAGAGCTATGATTCTCGAAGTTCTATCAACAAGAGTAGGAGGAAACTGCGACGGATCCATGCAAGTG ATGAGTGCTGAATTCCAAGTGCTTTCGCCAGTCGTCCCGACTCGGGAGACCCCTTTTGTGAGGTACTGCAAGCACCATGGTGACGGGAGTTGGGCAGTGGTGGACTTCTCTCCGGACAGTTTGCACCCTGCTGCGTTAGCGAGATGCCGAAGAAGGCCATCTGGATGTTTAATTCAGGAAATGCCCAATGGATACTCAAAG GTTACATGGGTAGAACATGTTGAAGTGGACGACAGTGGCACTCTTAACATCTACAGGCCGCTAGTCAACTCTGGCCTCGCGTTCGGGGCTAAACGCTGGACTTCTACTCTTGAAAGGCAATGCGAGCGCTTTGCCAGTGCCATGGCAACAAACGTTCCCCCTAACGATCTCTCTGATACCG GAGGAAGGAGGAACATGCTGAAGCTGGCAGAGCGAATGGTGATAAGCTTCTGCGGTGGTGTTGGTGCCTCCACTGCTCAGACGTGGACGGCGCTGTCAGGAAGCGGAGCCGATGACGTGAGAGTTATGACACAAAAGAGCGTAAATAATCCGGGTCGCCCTTCCGGAGTTGTTATTAGTGCCGCGACTTCCTTCTGGCTCCCGGTTGCACCCAAGAGAGTGTTTGGTTTTCTTCGCAATGAGAGCTTTCGAACCGAG TGGGACATCCTTTGTAATGGTGGTGTGGTTGAAGAAATAGCACACGTTTCCAATGGCCGAGAAATCGGCAACTGTGTATCGCTCATTCGAGTAAAT GGCGTCGATGGAGACCAAAGCAACATGCTGATAATTCAAGAAAGTTGCTGTGATCCGACTGGCTCCTTTGTCGTCTATGCCCCGGTCGATGTTCAGGCCATCGAAATGGTATTGGGTGGGGGAGATCCAGACTACGTGGCTCTTCTGCCGTCGGGATTTTCCATACTACCAGACGGGCCACCAAACCAACAAGGAGGCGGCACTGGTGGAGCTGGTGGCTCCGGTGGAACTCTTATAACAGCCGCGTTCCAGATCTTGGTTGATTCTGCTCCGGATGCAAAACTCGCCCTTGGAACAGTCACGACTGTCAACAACCTCATCGCTTGCACTGTGGAGCGGCTTAAGGCTGCAGTGGGAAGCAGACTTGCTTGA
- the LOC131330672 gene encoding uncharacterized protein LOC131330672 isoform X1 → MEVPSEDRFSDLPNPVIHLIFSYLETNDIPRISGVSRKFRDACTSSPYLDLQADFLALKRCGSNCQGFQDFVHRVLGRRNGVGIHRLRLSWFCAQPYCKRAGALIDDWVRYATDCNVQELGIGVFPGDGELFVIPPCLSNCQSLRELTLNMKGSGLLLQLGFFASLVDLTLANVELCATFSGGGIGHWISTSCKSLKFLCLYKVTCYRSKDMSISSSSLQHLNLCACEFPEASKLSITSASLHHFSMRRCLFKERGKVVVRAERLENLIVDVVFSSDFPNYRCFQFSIFAPSLVTFSWRGPPASYSDNLEHFWHLDEASISLETLDFHHTRQDKEFARNFLAGLLHSVRYTRTLKLNTKVFAYYHHPGVFVDLKHLAVVVRRFEEDQDQTISPFLRGLRNLSTLTIKLDADNDVVADPNVIALLWMRRQRYVAKNRKPRKIAFCFHENEEDFGPGEDNEGMLKWILECEKALDKVKFYY, encoded by the exons ATGGAAGTACCAAGTGAGGACAGATTCAGCGATCTCCCAAACCCAGTGATTCACCTCATCTTCTCGTACCTCGAAACCAACGACATCCCCCGTATAAGTGGGGTCTCAAGAAAATTCAGAGACGCATGCACTTCGAGCCCCTACTTGGATTTGCAAGCCGACTTTCTTGCATTGAAAAGATGCGGATCGAATTGCCAGGGATTCCAGGACTTCGTTCATCGAGTGCTGGGCCGGCGCAACGGTGTGGGGATCCATCGGTTGCGCCTTTCGTGGTTTTGCGCTCAGCCCTACTGCAAAAGGGCAGGGGCACTGATAGATGACTGGGTTAGATACGCTACAGACTGCAATGTTCAAGAGCTTGGTATTGGGGTCTTTCCAG GTGATGGTGAACTCTTTGTGATTCCCCCGTGCCTCTCAAATTGCCAGTCGTTGCGAGAGCTAACGCTGAACATGAAAGGCAGTGGGCTTCTATTGCAACTGGGATTCTTCGCCTCTCTTGTTGATTTAACCCTGGCTAATGTAGAACTTTGTGCAACTTTTTCTGGGGGAGGAATTGGACACTGGATTTCTACTTCCTGCAAATCTCTCAAGTTTTTATGCCTTTACAAAGTTACCTGCTATAGGAGCAAGGACATGAGTATTTCTAGTTCATCTCTTCAACATCTAAATCTATGTGCTTGCGAATTTCCAGAGGCTTCCAAGCTTAGCATCACTAGTGCCTCGCTTCATCACTTCAGTATGAGACGTTGCTTGTTTAAGGAACGGGGCAAGGTTGTCGTTAGGGCAGAAAGACTTGAAAACTTGATTGTGGACGTGGTTTTTTCTTCCGATTTTCCTAACTATCGATGTTTCCAGTTCAGTATTTTCGCACCTAGTCTTGTGACCTTCAGCTGGAGAGGGCCTCCTGCTAGTTACAGTGACAATTTGGAGCATTTCTGGCATCTAGATGAAGCCAGTATTAGTCTTGAGACTCTCGATTTTCACCATACTCGGCAAGATAAGGAATTTGCTCGCAATTTCTTAGCAGGGCTGCTTCACAGTGTGAGATATACCCGAACTTTGAAACTTAATACCAAG GTTTTCGCATACTATCATCATCCAGGAGTTTTTGTTGATCTAAAGCACTTGGCTGTGGTTGTACGTCGTTTTGAGGAAGACCAAGATCAAACAATATCCCCTTTTCTTCGTGGATTGCGTAATCTAAGTACTCTAACCATAAAACTTGATGCGGACAATGATGTAGTCGCCGATCCAAAT GTTATTGCTTTACTGTGGATGAGAAGACAGAGGTATGTtgcaaaaaacagaaaacctcGAAAGATAGCATTTTGTTTCCATGAGAACGAGGAAGATTTTGGCCCTGGAGAGGACAATGAAGGGATGCTCAAATGGATACTCGAGTGCGAGAAAGCCTTGGATAAGGTGAAATTTTACTATTGA
- the LOC131330672 gene encoding uncharacterized protein LOC131330672 isoform X2: MEVPSEDRFSDLPNPVIHLIFSYLETNDIPRISGVSRKFRDACTSSPYLDLQADFLALKRCGSNCQGFQDFVHRVLGRRNGVGIHRLRLSWFCAQPYCKRAGALIDDWVRYATDCNVQELGIGVFPGDGELFVIPPCLSNCQSLRELTLNMKGSGLLLQLGFFASLVDLTLANVELCATFSGGGIGHWISTSCKSLKFLCLYKVTCYRSKDMSISSSSLQHLNLCACEFPEASKLSITSASLHHFSMRRCLFKERGKFSIFAPSLVTFSWRGPPASYSDNLEHFWHLDEASISLETLDFHHTRQDKEFARNFLAGLLHSVRYTRTLKLNTKVFAYYHHPGVFVDLKHLAVVVRRFEEDQDQTISPFLRGLRNLSTLTIKLDADNDVVADPNVIALLWMRRQRYVAKNRKPRKIAFCFHENEEDFGPGEDNEGMLKWILECEKALDKVKFYY; the protein is encoded by the exons ATGGAAGTACCAAGTGAGGACAGATTCAGCGATCTCCCAAACCCAGTGATTCACCTCATCTTCTCGTACCTCGAAACCAACGACATCCCCCGTATAAGTGGGGTCTCAAGAAAATTCAGAGACGCATGCACTTCGAGCCCCTACTTGGATTTGCAAGCCGACTTTCTTGCATTGAAAAGATGCGGATCGAATTGCCAGGGATTCCAGGACTTCGTTCATCGAGTGCTGGGCCGGCGCAACGGTGTGGGGATCCATCGGTTGCGCCTTTCGTGGTTTTGCGCTCAGCCCTACTGCAAAAGGGCAGGGGCACTGATAGATGACTGGGTTAGATACGCTACAGACTGCAATGTTCAAGAGCTTGGTATTGGGGTCTTTCCAG GTGATGGTGAACTCTTTGTGATTCCCCCGTGCCTCTCAAATTGCCAGTCGTTGCGAGAGCTAACGCTGAACATGAAAGGCAGTGGGCTTCTATTGCAACTGGGATTCTTCGCCTCTCTTGTTGATTTAACCCTGGCTAATGTAGAACTTTGTGCAACTTTTTCTGGGGGAGGAATTGGACACTGGATTTCTACTTCCTGCAAATCTCTCAAGTTTTTATGCCTTTACAAAGTTACCTGCTATAGGAGCAAGGACATGAGTATTTCTAGTTCATCTCTTCAACATCTAAATCTATGTGCTTGCGAATTTCCAGAGGCTTCCAAGCTTAGCATCACTAGTGCCTCGCTTCATCACTTCAGTATGAGACGTTGCTTGTTTAAGGAACGGGGCAAG TTCAGTATTTTCGCACCTAGTCTTGTGACCTTCAGCTGGAGAGGGCCTCCTGCTAGTTACAGTGACAATTTGGAGCATTTCTGGCATCTAGATGAAGCCAGTATTAGTCTTGAGACTCTCGATTTTCACCATACTCGGCAAGATAAGGAATTTGCTCGCAATTTCTTAGCAGGGCTGCTTCACAGTGTGAGATATACCCGAACTTTGAAACTTAATACCAAG GTTTTCGCATACTATCATCATCCAGGAGTTTTTGTTGATCTAAAGCACTTGGCTGTGGTTGTACGTCGTTTTGAGGAAGACCAAGATCAAACAATATCCCCTTTTCTTCGTGGATTGCGTAATCTAAGTACTCTAACCATAAAACTTGATGCGGACAATGATGTAGTCGCCGATCCAAAT GTTATTGCTTTACTGTGGATGAGAAGACAGAGGTATGTtgcaaaaaacagaaaacctcGAAAGATAGCATTTTGTTTCCATGAGAACGAGGAAGATTTTGGCCCTGGAGAGGACAATGAAGGGATGCTCAAATGGATACTCGAGTGCGAGAAAGCCTTGGATAAGGTGAAATTTTACTATTGA